In the genome of Nitrospira sp. MA-1, one region contains:
- a CDS encoding adenylate/guanylate cyclase domain-containing protein, with translation MGHSPLRSPAFQIGVMTLLVFLGVMGLRWEGILESAELDAYDWSMRLRPTNTRTNPPITLVSITDQDIRTLGQWPVTDEIMTRVLDILTTYHPRAIGVDIYRDMEVPPGREEFNRVLKAHPEILMVMKFGKIEKGGIPGPALLQGTDRVGFNDVIVDSGGIVRRGLLFLDDGTHFYRSFSLLLALQYLQQESVVPKPAIENSDWVQIGKTVIRPFESHDGGYVGADAQGYQYLLDLERGENVFPIISLGDVLGGTFNPELIEDHIVLIGVIAQGVKDYFYTSQCGALTVCDQIPGLELHAYMVHQLLRLAKGEGQAPIATFPDSLETAWIGLWVLVGGFIGWWVRGAWRFSLAVLMGMLLLSGVVVGGMMYGTWIPFIPPAVGLVVNAMVVTAWLSNREKQDRTILMSLFSRHVSSEVAQAVWEKREQFLEKGRLRPQKLVVTTLFTDLEGFTTVAENMEPNTVLDWLNTYMERMVKIIDNHGGMVDDYHGDMIKADFGVFRLSQTEENKRQDVNNAVSCAVALEQEMRCLNTQWQQQGLPEVRMRIGIQTGPVVVGSLGSEQRLKFTTIGDSVNIASRLESFQKDSLETWPKDEVCRILIGETTKHYLGDHPWGFKEVGVITLRGKANGIRVYRLFPKAGSPEQRSAMTSIEQARG, from the coding sequence GTGGGCCATTCTCCTCTTCGTTCTCCCGCCTTTCAAATCGGGGTCATGACTCTCCTGGTTTTTCTGGGTGTCATGGGGCTTCGGTGGGAAGGCATTCTGGAAAGTGCGGAACTGGATGCTTACGATTGGTCGATGCGTCTTCGTCCGACCAATACAAGGACAAACCCTCCGATTACGCTGGTGTCTATTACAGACCAGGATATCCGTACATTAGGGCAATGGCCGGTCACTGATGAAATCATGACAAGAGTCTTAGACATCCTGACGACATATCACCCTCGAGCGATCGGAGTGGATATCTATCGGGATATGGAAGTGCCGCCGGGTCGGGAGGAATTTAACCGGGTTCTTAAGGCGCACCCGGAAATTCTGATGGTCATGAAATTCGGGAAAATTGAGAAGGGGGGTATTCCCGGTCCGGCCCTCTTACAAGGAACGGATCGTGTCGGGTTTAACGATGTGATCGTGGATTCCGGGGGGATCGTTCGCCGCGGTCTCTTATTCCTGGATGATGGAACACATTTCTATCGGTCGTTTTCTTTGCTGCTCGCTCTGCAATATTTACAGCAGGAGAGTGTAGTCCCAAAACCCGCCATTGAGAATTCAGACTGGGTGCAAATTGGAAAAACGGTCATCCGCCCATTCGAATCTCATGATGGGGGTTATGTTGGAGCGGACGCCCAAGGGTATCAATATCTATTGGATCTTGAACGGGGGGAGAACGTTTTTCCTATCATTTCTTTGGGAGACGTTCTGGGAGGGACATTCAATCCGGAATTGATTGAGGACCACATTGTGCTTATCGGGGTTATCGCCCAGGGAGTCAAAGACTATTTTTACACCTCCCAATGCGGAGCACTTACGGTGTGTGACCAAATTCCCGGTCTTGAACTGCATGCCTATATGGTGCACCAACTGCTCCGCTTAGCGAAGGGGGAGGGCCAAGCCCCCATTGCGACATTTCCAGATTCCCTGGAAACAGCCTGGATCGGGCTATGGGTGCTCGTGGGCGGATTCATCGGCTGGTGGGTTCGGGGTGCCTGGCGTTTCTCTCTGGCGGTGCTCATGGGGATGCTGCTGCTAAGCGGAGTGGTGGTGGGCGGGATGATGTATGGAACGTGGATACCATTTATTCCTCCAGCCGTGGGATTGGTGGTCAATGCCATGGTGGTGACAGCCTGGCTTTCGAATCGGGAAAAGCAGGACCGGACGATCCTGATGTCGCTTTTTTCCAGACATGTCTCTTCAGAAGTGGCTCAGGCTGTCTGGGAGAAGCGGGAGCAATTTTTGGAAAAGGGCCGGTTGCGCCCACAAAAATTGGTGGTGACGACGTTGTTTACGGATCTTGAAGGGTTTACGACTGTTGCAGAAAACATGGAACCTAACACGGTTCTGGACTGGCTCAACACGTATATGGAGCGAATGGTGAAAATCATCGACAACCATGGAGGGATGGTTGATGATTATCATGGAGACATGATCAAAGCGGATTTCGGGGTATTCCGGCTGAGTCAGACTGAAGAAAACAAACGGCAGGATGTCAACAATGCGGTCAGTTGTGCCGTGGCCCTGGAACAGGAAATGCGATGTCTGAATACTCAATGGCAACAGCAAGGATTGCCCGAGGTGCGAATGCGGATAGGCATACAAACGGGGCCGGTTGTGGTCGGAAGTCTGGGCAGTGAACAACGACTGAAATTTACGACCATTGGAGATTCCGTAAACATTGCCTCTCGATTAGAAAGTTTCCAAAAAGACTCGTTGGAGACCTGGCCCAAAGATGAAGTCTGCCGGATCCTTATTGGAGAGACGACCAAGCACTACCTCGGGGACCATCCATGGGGATTCAAAGAAGTTGGCGTAATCACGTTAAGGGGAAAAGCCAACGGCATTAGGGTGTACCGTCTGTTCCCGAAGGCAGGCAGTCCTGAACAACGTTCGGCTATGACTTCCATCGAACAAGCCAGGGGATAG
- a CDS encoding sigma-54-dependent Fis family transcriptional regulator translates to MASRSGKQEISHKSIDLPETFLLHINQEQELRTLLQLIEKESRRLLQAEGISVFLLDRKECELWFPLPVNGRLLRLDARLGIAGACIASGELINVKDVQSDSRFFSGIDAQMNQQTQTLLALPVRDRTGDIIGVFESVNKKGRDFTAQDERVAQALVDSIAIPLQKFHVMEQLRRERERLQQENAHLWKEVEGQYSTKKLMGNSLPMQRLIRVIDQVRDSSVDVLITGENGTGKELVAKAIHYSSPRVRQPFVAINCAALPETLIESELFGISKGTATDVEARIGKFEQANKGTLFLDEIGDLGVSAQAKVLRVLQERAVEPVGKRESIPLDIRIIAATNKNLEAAIKAGTFRDDLYYRLKVVHVHTPALREIPADIPLLVNYFLDLYSSQMDRPRKKLSAKAMQRFMEYSWPGNIRQLENEIKRLMVMVRGVTIHEDAVEEGIRCPVQTTGGTIDPKGRSLHQAVDELEQRMIKETLLACRFNQVQTAKRLGLSRQGLIKKIKRHNIQVNHLRDEVYESP, encoded by the coding sequence ATGGCGAGTCGATCCGGAAAACAAGAAATCTCTCACAAGAGCATAGACCTCCCTGAAACATTTCTGCTTCACATTAACCAGGAGCAGGAATTACGAACCTTGTTACAACTCATTGAAAAAGAATCACGCCGATTACTACAGGCGGAGGGGATCAGTGTGTTTCTGCTGGATCGGAAGGAATGTGAGCTGTGGTTTCCTCTCCCTGTGAATGGACGGCTCCTTCGCCTGGATGCTCGCTTAGGAATTGCGGGTGCCTGTATAGCCTCCGGAGAGTTGATTAATGTCAAAGATGTGCAATCGGACTCAAGATTTTTTTCCGGTATCGACGCACAAATGAATCAGCAAACGCAGACCCTGTTGGCGTTGCCGGTTCGGGACAGAACCGGCGACATCATTGGAGTCTTTGAATCCGTGAATAAAAAGGGCAGGGACTTTACGGCCCAAGATGAGAGGGTGGCTCAGGCGTTGGTGGATAGCATCGCCATCCCTCTTCAAAAATTCCATGTCATGGAACAATTGCGGCGGGAACGCGAACGGTTGCAACAGGAAAACGCGCATTTGTGGAAAGAGGTCGAAGGACAGTACTCCACGAAAAAGCTGATGGGAAACAGTCTGCCCATGCAGCGACTGATCAGAGTCATCGATCAGGTCAGAGATAGTTCAGTGGATGTGCTTATTACCGGAGAAAACGGAACCGGGAAAGAATTGGTGGCCAAAGCCATTCATTACAGCAGCCCCCGAGTCCGTCAACCGTTTGTCGCAATCAATTGTGCCGCCCTACCCGAAACCTTAATTGAAAGTGAATTATTCGGCATCAGCAAAGGGACAGCGACCGACGTGGAGGCCAGAATAGGCAAATTTGAACAGGCCAATAAGGGCACGCTGTTTCTGGATGAAATTGGAGATCTGGGCGTAAGCGCCCAAGCCAAAGTATTACGGGTGCTGCAGGAGCGAGCCGTCGAGCCGGTGGGAAAGCGAGAGTCCATTCCCCTCGATATCAGAATTATTGCGGCCACCAATAAAAACTTAGAAGCCGCAATTAAAGCCGGCACGTTTCGAGACGATCTCTACTATCGTCTCAAAGTGGTTCATGTGCATACGCCGGCCTTACGGGAGATTCCGGCAGATATCCCCCTGCTCGTCAATTATTTTCTGGACCTCTACAGCTCGCAGATGGATCGACCCAGGAAAAAACTGTCCGCCAAGGCCATGCAGCGATTCATGGAATATTCCTGGCCGGGAAATATCCGGCAGTTAGAGAATGAAATCAAACGGCTAATGGTCATGGTTCGTGGAGTGACGATACACGAGGATGCGGTTGAAGAAGGCATCCGATGCCCTGTTCAAACGACCGGAGGTACCATAGATCCGAAAGGCCGGAGCCTCCATCAAGCTGTCGATGAATTGGAGCAACGCATGATCAAGGAGACCTTGTTGGCCTGTCGGTTCAATCAGGTCCAAACGGCCAAACGGTTGGGCTTAAGCCGGCAGGGCCTCATCAAAAAAATCAAACGTCATAACATTCAGGTCAATCACTTGCGGGATGAAGTCTACGAATCCCCCTGA
- a CDS encoding filamentous hemagglutinin N-terminal domain-containing protein: MVFSMLGIHKRMLLRFFGTLIPVLTLPLTLATFSRSQVTTAITSDGTMGTAVTQIGSLHDITGGTRPGNGHNLFHSFGQFSVAGGDIANFRNNTGLPTENILSRVTGGNPSNILGTIQTQGFSNANLYIMNPAGIIFGPDASLNVGGSTHFTTSDYLRLSDGIQFTALPSAQDALLTVAPVAAFGFLESNPSSIVVGGSSLSVSEGQTFSLNGGEINIIGSELNAPGGKIVLTSVASPGEVLATTYDSAPNVNGQSFTRMGNIALLEGTTLDVSGKPAGTVVIRGGQLMVDGSTISANTTGPASGLLESPGAGIDIATTGNFLIDNGSLIEANVLEGSLAGKDIFLNAGQTLEVRNNSMVHTYALGGSGNAGNIEVYADKVLMSDAFQPFESVTFGAFLGNSTGNAGNISMIAKDFQMTGAAMTATTVGGTGQAGNINVKAGEMSLNRAVISANSVGSSGNAGHVQITADKLTLRNFTNIESASFGGATGNADSVNVVVNGQLTIEERSSIVVRSASTAADGDLTIRAEDIVITGIRDSMFPLVGQAGADFTGLRTTTSNGKGADMQITARNLQLTDKAFLNASTDGPGPAGNISINLSGGLKIADGGEIRAITEGSGAAGKIEVVADSVELSGKIAFPFIERDGTTVALGFSRISAQTDDTGTGGTIGITAREINILDGGSVTSSSLGEGDGGAIRLSADTISISGENQEKTAFGVDPRSSITTENEGRIPGPEATGIAGNINIQAGTLNLEQGLVSARTASAGVGGTIEVSTSQLSLTEGSTITAGSTSTGNSGGINLKADATVLISNSDVTTEATESVGGNISLMANNVTFDNHAIVSASSSGPGNAGSIQITANDTIYLDKATVATDAQMASGGNITLTANQMIQLVDSTIASSVQGEEADTTGGDVTLDPDFIILQNSDILAKAVAGQGGNITLIANKAVLLDAQSTLDASSQTGISGAVRIESPIQVLSGTIAPLPDQPVNVATLYASRCVAGEGGHFSTFVDSKSDSVAPTPGTFLASPFLPVTDVSQQAMAQNKQAHALEVTLSDPEASIHLAAYTPPVLFTQATGEPIPCP; the protein is encoded by the coding sequence ATGGTTTTTTCAATGCTGGGCATTCATAAACGAATGTTATTACGGTTTTTTGGCACACTCATACCGGTCCTGACGTTGCCATTGACCCTGGCGACCTTCAGCCGGAGTCAAGTGACGACGGCCATTACCTCCGATGGCACAATGGGCACGGCGGTTACTCAGATTGGAAGCCTTCATGATATCACCGGGGGGACCAGGCCGGGTAATGGCCATAATCTATTTCATAGTTTCGGTCAATTTAGTGTGGCAGGAGGGGACATTGCCAATTTTCGGAACAACACTGGACTTCCAACAGAAAATATTCTGAGCCGTGTCACTGGCGGTAATCCCTCGAACATTTTGGGAACGATTCAGACCCAAGGGTTCAGCAACGCCAACCTGTACATCATGAATCCTGCCGGCATCATCTTTGGTCCTGATGCCTCGTTGAACGTAGGCGGGTCGACACATTTCACGACCTCTGATTATTTACGACTTAGTGACGGCATCCAGTTCACCGCGCTTCCCAGCGCTCAAGATGCATTGCTGACTGTGGCGCCCGTCGCGGCCTTTGGATTTCTGGAATCGAACCCTTCTTCAATTGTAGTTGGGGGAAGCTCGTTATCGGTTTCCGAAGGACAAACGTTTTCGCTTAATGGTGGAGAAATCAATATTATTGGCAGTGAACTCAATGCACCAGGAGGAAAGATAGTCTTAACCAGTGTGGCCTCGCCTGGTGAGGTGTTGGCCACTACTTATGACAGTGCACCCAATGTCAATGGGCAATCGTTCACCAGGATGGGCAACATAGCACTGTTGGAAGGCACGACGCTGGATGTGTCCGGCAAGCCGGCAGGGACGGTAGTTATTCGTGGTGGTCAACTTATGGTCGATGGTTCAACCATTTCTGCCAATACCACCGGACCTGCAAGTGGACTTTTAGAGTCTCCAGGAGCCGGAATTGACATAGCGACTACTGGAAACTTTCTTATCGATAATGGGTCTCTCATTGAGGCAAATGTTTTGGAGGGTTCCCTGGCTGGTAAAGACATCTTCTTGAACGCCGGCCAAACTTTGGAAGTAAGGAATAACAGCATGGTTCACACGTATGCGCTTGGTGGATCGGGGAACGCCGGGAATATCGAGGTATATGCGGATAAAGTCCTAATGTCTGATGCCTTTCAACCTTTTGAGAGCGTGACATTTGGTGCTTTTCTCGGGAATTCGACAGGAAATGCTGGGAATATCTCAATGATCGCAAAAGATTTCCAAATGACGGGAGCAGCCATGACGGCTACGACGGTTGGTGGGACGGGGCAAGCGGGGAATATTAATGTCAAGGCAGGCGAGATGTCTCTCAATCGCGCTGTCATTTCGGCGAACAGTGTTGGTTCGAGTGGTAATGCAGGACATGTCCAAATCACAGCGGACAAATTAACCCTTAGGAATTTTACTAATATTGAATCCGCTTCTTTTGGGGGTGCGACGGGTAATGCTGATAGCGTCAATGTAGTGGTCAACGGCCAACTGACAATAGAGGAACGCTCGTCAATAGTTGTGCGATCTGCAAGCACGGCTGCAGACGGTGATCTGACGATTAGAGCGGAAGATATTGTCATCACGGGTATTCGAGACTCGATGTTCCCGTTAGTAGGTCAAGCTGGTGCGGATTTTACGGGTCTTAGAACGACCACGAGCAATGGGAAGGGTGCGGACATGCAAATCACGGCTCGTAATCTTCAGTTGACAGATAAAGCCTTCCTAAACGCGTCCACCGATGGCCCTGGGCCAGCCGGAAATATTTCAATTAATCTTTCAGGCGGGTTAAAGATTGCTGATGGCGGAGAAATCAGAGCCATTACTGAGGGAAGCGGTGCTGCCGGCAAAATCGAGGTGGTCGCCGATTCGGTTGAGCTTTCCGGAAAGATTGCGTTTCCCTTTATTGAAAGGGATGGCACTACGGTTGCTTTAGGTTTTAGTCGAATCTCTGCTCAAACCGATGACACAGGCACTGGCGGAACAATTGGGATCACGGCCCGGGAGATCAACATACTTGATGGAGGTTCTGTGACGTCCAGCTCATTAGGCGAGGGAGACGGGGGGGCTATTCGTTTAAGTGCCGACACGATTTCGATTTCTGGTGAGAATCAAGAAAAGACGGCATTTGGTGTTGATCCGCGTTCGTCCATCACCACTGAAAACGAGGGCCGCATTCCAGGGCCGGAAGCTACAGGCATTGCCGGGAACATTAATATTCAAGCTGGGACCCTGAATCTTGAACAGGGGTTGGTCAGTGCTCGGACAGCAAGTGCGGGAGTAGGGGGAACCATTGAAGTCTCGACGAGCCAACTCTCACTTACCGAAGGGTCCACCATAACTGCGGGGAGCACCTCCACCGGGAATTCCGGGGGTATTAATCTTAAGGCTGATGCCACTGTTTTGATAAGTAATAGTGATGTCACAACCGAGGCTACCGAAAGCGTTGGAGGCAACATTTCCCTTATGGCTAATAACGTTACTTTTGATAACCATGCCATCGTTTCGGCATCAAGCTCAGGGCCGGGTAACGCTGGGAGTATTCAAATTACGGCTAATGATACGATCTATCTCGATAAGGCCACCGTGGCCACGGACGCTCAGATGGCTTCAGGTGGCAACATCACACTCACCGCCAACCAGATGATTCAATTGGTCGACAGTACCATTGCGAGTTCGGTCCAGGGGGAGGAGGCAGACACGACCGGAGGCGATGTCACGTTAGATCCGGATTTCATCATACTTCAGAACAGTGATATTCTGGCCAAGGCTGTGGCCGGTCAGGGGGGCAATATTACGTTAATCGCGAACAAGGCGGTCTTATTGGATGCCCAGAGCACGCTAGATGCCTCCTCCCAAACGGGGATCAGCGGCGCGGTCAGGATTGAATCGCCTATTCAAGTGCTGAGTGGCACGATTGCGCCTCTGCCCGATCAGCCGGTGAACGTGGCCACGCTCTATGCGTCCCGCTGTGTGGCAGGAGAGGGCGGCCACTTTAGTACCTTTGTGGATTCCAAGTCCGACAGTGTGGCGCCCACGCCCGGCACCTTTTTAGCCAGCCCGTTCCTGCCGGTCACGGATGTGTCACAGCAGGCAATGGCGCAGAACAAGCAGGCACATGCTTTGGAAGTGACGCTATCCGATCCAGAGGCTTCAATTCATCTAGCGGCTTATACGCCCCCCGTGCTGTTCACGCAGGCCACAGGCGAACCTATTCCCTGTCCGTAG